Proteins found in one Streptococcus mitis genomic segment:
- the hisS gene encoding histidine--tRNA ligase, with protein sequence MKLQKPKGTQDILPAESAKWQYVEGFAREIFKRYNYAEVRTPIFEHYEVISRSVGDTTDIVTKEMYDFYDKGDRHITLRPEGTAPVVRSYVENKLFAPEVQKPSKFYYMGPMFRYERPQAGRLRQFHQIGVECFGSSNPATDVETIAMAAHFLKEIGIQDVKLHLNTLGNPESRAAYRQALIDYLTPLKETLSKDSQRRLEENPLRVLDSKEKEDKVAVENAPSILDFLDEESQAHFDAVRQMLENLGVDYIIDTNMVRGLDYYNHTIFEFITEIEGNDLTVCAGGRYDGLVSYFGGPETAGFGFGLGVERLLLILEKQGVALPIENALDVYIAVLGDGANVKALELVQALRQQGFKAERDYLNRKLKAQFKSADVFAAKTLITLGESEVESGQVTVKNNQTREEVQVSLETISQNFSEIFEKLGF encoded by the coding sequence ATGAAATTACAAAAACCAAAAGGAACGCAGGATATTTTACCTGCTGAATCTGCCAAATGGCAGTACGTTGAGGGCTTTGCCCGTGAGATTTTCAAGCGCTACAACTATGCAGAAGTGCGCACGCCTATTTTTGAGCATTACGAGGTTATCAGCCGCTCTGTCGGAGATACAACGGATATCGTAACCAAGGAAATGTACGATTTCTATGACAAGGGTGACCGTCATATTACCCTCCGTCCAGAAGGAACTGCGCCCGTTGTCCGTTCCTATGTGGAAAATAAACTCTTCGCCCCAGAAGTGCAAAAGCCGAGCAAGTTCTACTACATGGGCCCTATGTTCCGTTATGAGCGTCCACAGGCAGGGCGTTTGCGCCAGTTCCACCAGATTGGTGTTGAGTGTTTTGGCTCTAGCAATCCAGCTACCGATGTGGAAACCATCGCGATGGCAGCCCATTTCTTGAAAGAAATCGGCATCCAAGATGTCAAATTGCACCTCAACACTTTGGGGAATCCTGAGAGCCGTGCGGCCTATCGTCAAGCCTTAATTGACTATTTGACACCGCTCAAGGAGACCTTGTCTAAGGATAGCCAACGTCGTTTGGAGGAAAATCCTCTTCGTGTCTTGGACTCTAAAGAAAAAGAAGACAAGGTAGCAGTAGAGAATGCACCTTCTATCTTGGACTTCCTTGATGAAGAAAGTCAAGCTCATTTTGATGCTGTGCGTCAGATGTTGGAAAATCTTGGAGTAGACTATATCATCGATACCAATATGGTGCGTGGTCTGGACTACTACAATCACACTATTTTCGAGTTTATTACTGAGATTGAGGGCAATGACCTGACAGTCTGTGCGGGTGGTCGTTACGATGGTTTGGTTTCTTACTTTGGAGGCCCTGAAACTGCTGGATTTGGTTTTGGACTTGGTGTAGAGCGCCTGCTTCTCATTCTTGAAAAGCAAGGTGTGGCCCTCCCTATCGAAAACGCCCTAGATGTCTATATAGCAGTCTTGGGTGATGGAGCAAATGTCAAGGCCTTGGAATTAGTACAAGCTCTTCGCCAACAAGGTTTCAAAGCAGAGCGTGATTACCTCAACCGTAAGCTCAAAGCTCAGTTCAAGTCAGCCGATGTTTTTGCGGCTAAGACCCTCATCACCCTAGGAGAGAGCGAAGTCGAAAGCGGACAAGTGACGGTCAAGAACAACCAAACCCGAGAAGAAGTGCAAGTGTCACTTGAGACAATCAGTCAAAACTTCTCAGAAATCTTTGAAAAATTAGGCTTTTAA
- a CDS encoding helix-turn-helix transcriptional regulator, with protein MQLKNRLKELRARDGLNQTELAKLAGVSRQTISLLERDEYTPSIIIALKISQIFNETVESVFRLEEDE; from the coding sequence ATGCAACTAAAAAACCGTCTAAAAGAGCTTCGGGCTCGTGATGGTCTCAATCAAACCGAACTAGCTAAGCTAGCAGGGGTTTCCAGGCAGACCATCAGTCTATTAGAACGGGACGAATACACCCCGTCCATTATCATTGCCCTGAAAATATCTCAAATTTTCAACGAAACAGTCGAATCGGTATTTCGTTTGGAGGAGGACGAGTGA
- a CDS encoding DUF3169 family protein, whose product MKKKHGLLFLIPFVLGVFLYMFVDMFKAGAEFHGIVLDVKILIPWISAICLLLGFISIFLTFNFLKKSRKFHSLYQEEMDDDLNETYYVQMYRNLEFGTIAFNSASVAILLALFISGSEVIVLDISHITLSLSFLGLVLVLNAQKYLFKTIAIVRQFDLAFFSTPKDVMDFINSYDEGERQANLEQSFRILFQLNQYVLPGLYFLIALFSLLTGEIQLLAFLLVGAIHIYINVMQLPMVKRYFK is encoded by the coding sequence ATGAAAAAGAAACATGGCTTGTTATTTTTAATTCCTTTTGTCTTGGGAGTTTTCTTGTACATGTTTGTAGATATGTTTAAGGCTGGTGCCGAATTTCACGGAATTGTTTTAGATGTAAAAATCTTGATACCATGGATATCAGCTATTTGTTTACTGTTAGGTTTCATTAGCATTTTTTTGACTTTCAATTTCCTAAAGAAAAGCAGAAAATTTCACTCCTTGTATCAAGAGGAAATGGATGATGATCTGAATGAAACCTATTATGTGCAGATGTATCGGAATCTCGAGTTTGGAACTATTGCTTTTAATAGTGCAAGCGTAGCGATTTTATTGGCTCTCTTCATTTCAGGAAGTGAAGTAATTGTACTCGATATAAGCCATATAACCTTATCCCTTTCCTTTTTGGGATTAGTGTTAGTTTTAAATGCTCAAAAATATCTTTTTAAGACCATTGCGATTGTTCGTCAGTTTGATTTGGCATTTTTCTCTACACCAAAGGATGTCATGGACTTTATCAATTCTTACGATGAAGGGGAGCGCCAGGCTAATTTGGAACAGAGTTTTCGGATTTTATTCCAACTAAATCAGTATGTCTTGCCAGGTCTCTACTTTTTGATTGCTCTCTTTTCCTTACTGACAGGAGAGATTCAGTTACTAGCCTTCTTGCTTGTAGGAGCCATCCATATTTATATTAATGTGATGCAGTTACCTATGGTAAAACGCTATTTCAAATAG
- a CDS encoding CPBP family intramembrane glutamic endopeptidase — protein MKLLKNLGWFLLAVLSFFFGYGFIQGLATTSLALGASPYAVTLLYVALAGVYVYGIYKWYQKGPVRIEKSGFNRFIWLPALVWFLSLVVQFFLPNDPSVNQQIAIDLTLSQPLFSFFAVVIFAPLTEELIFRGMLARYLFPKQDNSKQTLIFLLVSSLLFALIHFPGDVQQFFVYFSLGFSLGLAYISRKGLVYSISLHALNNLVSFLMILML, from the coding sequence ATGAAACTACTTAAAAACCTTGGCTGGTTTCTTCTAGCTGTTCTATCCTTTTTCTTTGGCTATGGCTTTATTCAAGGGCTCGCGACTACTTCGCTTGCCTTAGGAGCTTCCCCCTATGCTGTGACCTTGCTCTATGTGGCCTTGGCTGGAGTTTATGTGTACGGCATTTACAAATGGTATCAGAAAGGTCCTGTTCGTATTGAGAAGAGTGGCTTCAACCGATTTATTTGGCTTCCTGCCTTGGTTTGGTTCTTATCTCTGGTTGTCCAGTTTTTCTTGCCAAATGATCCTTCAGTAAATCAGCAAATAGCGATAGACTTGACCTTGTCTCAACCACTTTTCTCATTCTTTGCGGTCGTTATTTTTGCTCCTTTGACGGAAGAACTTATCTTTAGAGGGATGTTGGCACGCTACCTCTTTCCTAAGCAGGACAATAGCAAACAAACTCTGATTTTCCTTCTGGTATCTAGTCTTCTGTTTGCCTTGATTCATTTCCCAGGTGATGTGCAACAATTTTTTGTCTATTTTAGCCTTGGTTTTAGTTTAGGCTTGGCTTATATTAGCAGAAAAGGTCTGGTCTACAGTATTTCTCTCCACGCTTTGAATAATTTAGTCAGCTTTTTGATGATTCTCATGCTATAA